A portion of the Adhaeribacter radiodurans genome contains these proteins:
- the egtD gene encoding L-histidine N(alpha)-methyltransferase: MAIYRHPARDKIDMNNNSYITGVNSATLSFEQQQFALDVVQGLSKKQKTLSSKYFYDGVGSKLFQKIMELPEYYLTHTETEIFTQQKEKIISGFCSDQPFNLVDLGAGDAAKTKILLRALLKRYTRFSFVPVDISSDALQELKENLTQELPQLTVVPLAGDYFEALTQLKQESGIRQVLLFLGSNIGNFTYPEIQVFLKKLRQFLQTGDQLLIGFDLKKDPRIIRQAYDDAAGVTASFNFNLLQRMNDTFAGNFNLKYFQHFAEYNPVTGEMRSYLISTRDQQITLQELDFTFSLQAWEAIHTESSYKFSKAEIQELAAEVNLETELIFTDANHYFADVLFRIR, from the coding sequence ATGGCAATTTACCGGCATCCGGCTCGCGACAAAATAGACATGAACAATAATTCGTATATAACAGGGGTAAATAGCGCAACTTTATCCTTCGAACAACAGCAATTTGCCCTGGATGTGGTGCAAGGATTAAGTAAAAAGCAAAAAACTTTATCGTCGAAGTATTTTTACGATGGGGTGGGTAGCAAGCTTTTTCAGAAAATAATGGAGTTGCCGGAATATTATCTTACCCACACCGAAACGGAAATATTTACCCAACAAAAAGAAAAAATTATTTCTGGCTTTTGCTCCGACCAGCCTTTTAATTTGGTTGATTTAGGTGCCGGCGATGCTGCTAAAACTAAAATTTTGCTTCGAGCTTTATTAAAAAGATACACAAGGTTTTCTTTTGTTCCGGTGGATATTTCATCAGATGCATTACAGGAGCTAAAAGAAAACTTGACTCAGGAACTTCCCCAATTAACCGTAGTACCCTTAGCTGGTGATTATTTTGAAGCATTAACGCAATTAAAACAAGAATCCGGAATTCGGCAGGTGTTGTTGTTTTTAGGCTCTAACATTGGTAATTTTACTTACCCGGAAATTCAGGTATTTCTTAAAAAACTACGCCAGTTTCTACAAACTGGCGATCAGTTACTAATTGGCTTCGATTTAAAAAAAGATCCGCGCATTATTCGCCAGGCGTACGACGATGCAGCAGGTGTTACCGCCTCTTTTAATTTTAATCTTCTGCAAAGAATGAACGATACTTTTGCCGGTAATTTTAATTTAAAATACTTTCAGCACTTTGCTGAGTATAATCCGGTAACCGGCGAAATGAGAAGTTATTTAATTAGTACCCGCGATCAGCAAATTACCTTACAGGAACTGGATTTTACTTTTTCTTTGCAAGCCTGGGAAGCTATTCATACCGAATCCTCGTATAAATTTTCAAAAGCAGAAATCCAGGAATTAGCAGCAGAAGTGAATTTAGAAACAGAACTGATTTTTACAGATGCAAATCACTACTTTGCCGATGTGTTATTTCGCATCCGCTAA
- a CDS encoding pyridoxal phosphate-dependent aminotransferase, which yields MELINMASGAAYFQTAEIVQQAAINAIKQGFTSYGPTEGLLVLREAIAQRYQEVNKVKISPDKILITTGVKQALFNLFRTVLKPGDEVIAPEANWFGFHELIGEVQAKLVILPTSPDDEYTIHPEVLAQAITSKTRLFILCNPGNPTSRIYSEADIENLLSVLNQHPQVIILSDEIYDFVAFTSRVPSLLEFNDEIDRFAVVNGFSKSFAMSGWRIGYLIVPERYYQTCYKFQENTISGVSPFIQIAAAVALQNYQSILEPMHIILVQNRNYICSKLQEIGNISFNEPQATYYVFADLSFYLQKKTTEGKYLESSIALCQYLKAEYALELLAGDYFGAPGFARISFALEPKQLKEALERLQTGLHALHE from the coding sequence ATGGAATTAATAAATATGGCTTCTGGGGCGGCTTATTTTCAAACTGCCGAAATTGTACAGCAAGCTGCCATTAACGCTATAAAACAAGGCTTTACTTCTTACGGTCCCACCGAAGGTTTACTGGTTTTACGCGAAGCCATTGCTCAGCGATATCAGGAAGTAAATAAAGTAAAAATCTCGCCGGATAAAATTCTGATTACGACTGGGGTAAAACAAGCGCTTTTCAATTTGTTTCGGACAGTTCTTAAACCTGGCGATGAAGTGATTGCCCCGGAAGCTAATTGGTTTGGCTTTCACGAGTTAATCGGGGAAGTTCAGGCAAAGTTAGTTATTCTACCTACTTCACCGGATGATGAATACACCATTCATCCGGAGGTTTTAGCCCAGGCAATTACTTCTAAAACCCGTTTATTTATTTTATGTAACCCAGGTAATCCTACAAGCAGAATTTATTCGGAAGCAGATATAGAAAATCTACTTTCGGTTTTAAACCAACACCCGCAAGTTATTATCCTATCGGATGAAATTTATGATTTTGTAGCTTTTACAAGTCGGGTACCTTCTTTGCTAGAATTTAACGATGAGATTGATCGCTTTGCAGTAGTAAATGGGTTTTCTAAATCCTTCGCCATGTCGGGTTGGCGGATTGGTTATTTAATTGTTCCGGAAAGATATTATCAAACTTGCTATAAATTTCAGGAAAATACTATTTCAGGAGTGAGTCCTTTTATTCAAATAGCAGCAGCAGTGGCTTTACAGAACTACCAATCGATATTAGAGCCCATGCATATTATTTTAGTCCAGAATAGAAATTATATTTGTTCTAAGTTGCAGGAAATTGGTAACATTTCTTTTAACGAACCCCAAGCAACTTATTACGTTTTCGCCGATTTAAGTTTTTATTTACAAAAGAAAACCACTGAGGGTAAATACCTGGAAAGTAGTATTGCCTTATGTCAGTATTTAAAAGCAGAATATGCTTTAGAACTTTTAGCCGGT
- the egtB gene encoding ergothioneine biosynthesis protein EgtB, with protein MKEIFRMDVLTVITENYLKRFLEIRDQTEALCRPLLPEDTVVQPMVDVSPPKWHLAHTSWFFETFILQKYAPDYTVFHPEYNYLFNSYYNSIGSRIMRQTRGTLTRPPIEEIYRYRAYVNENVADLLNQLTDNILIEMLPIFELGLQHEQQHQELLVTDIKYILSTNPLTPALLPAEKYVSPETSLPKPEYLPVAAGLYEIGYTGTDFCFDNELSVHQVWLDEFAFRNQLVTNGEFLEFIEAGGYQNFKYWLHEGFELAKQEHWEAPLYWTKHTDGWYRFTWHGLQKVNLNAPVTHISFYEADAFANWAGKRLLTEFEWEVANQQYATNRKAGNFLENGYFDPQPFSKNQVNANQFLGDVWEWTYSAYQPYPRYNKAEGALGEYNGKFMINQMVLRGGSCATPRSHIRPTYRNFFHPDKRWQFTGIRLATK; from the coding sequence ATGAAGGAGATATTCAGGATGGATGTTCTTACTGTTATTACGGAAAATTACTTAAAGCGCTTCCTGGAAATCAGGGATCAAACGGAAGCTTTGTGCCGCCCCTTATTGCCCGAAGATACCGTAGTACAGCCAATGGTGGATGTTAGTCCGCCGAAATGGCATTTGGCCCATACCAGTTGGTTTTTTGAAACCTTTATCTTACAAAAGTATGCGCCAGATTATACCGTATTTCACCCGGAATATAATTATCTGTTTAATTCATATTATAACTCAATTGGTAGCCGGATTATGCGCCAAACCCGCGGTACACTTACCCGTCCGCCCATTGAAGAAATTTACCGGTATCGTGCTTATGTAAACGAGAATGTGGCAGATTTACTAAATCAACTTACGGATAACATTTTAATTGAAATGTTGCCAATTTTTGAGTTGGGTCTGCAACACGAACAACAACACCAGGAACTCCTCGTTACCGACATTAAATATATTTTAAGTACCAATCCTTTAACTCCGGCTTTACTTCCGGCTGAAAAGTACGTGAGCCCGGAAACCAGCTTGCCTAAACCAGAATATTTACCGGTTGCAGCCGGTTTATATGAAATTGGGTATACTGGTACTGATTTTTGTTTTGATAATGAATTAAGTGTTCATCAGGTTTGGTTAGATGAGTTTGCTTTTCGTAATCAATTAGTTACCAACGGAGAATTCCTGGAATTTATAGAAGCAGGCGGTTATCAGAACTTTAAATACTGGCTGCATGAAGGTTTTGAATTAGCTAAGCAAGAACACTGGGAAGCTCCTTTATACTGGACCAAACATACCGATGGCTGGTACCGGTTTACTTGGCATGGCTTACAAAAAGTAAATTTAAATGCTCCTGTTACCCATATTAGTTTTTACGAGGCCGATGCTTTTGCCAATTGGGCGGGCAAACGACTTTTAACTGAATTTGAATGGGAAGTAGCAAATCAACAATATGCCACCAATCGTAAAGCGGGCAATTTTTTAGAAAATGGCTATTTCGATCCCCAACCTTTTTCGAAAAACCAAGTAAATGCCAACCAATTTCTGGGCGATGTTTGGGAATGGACGTACAGTGCGTACCAACCTTATCCGAGGTATAATAAAGCGGAGGGCGCTTTAGGCGAGTACAATGGTAAATTCATGATTAACCAAATGGTATTGCGCGGTGGTTCCTGTGCTACGCCCCGCAGCCACATTCGCCCTACTTACCGTAACTTTTTTCACCCGGATAAAAGATGGCAATTTACCGGCATCCGGCTCGCGACAAAATAG